The following is a genomic window from Clostridium fungisolvens.
ATGTCAATAATATTATTATATGGATATACCACTAGTAATAAAATTTACTTTGTTTCATAAATACTGGAATTACAATCCGCATATTATGTATAATAAGAAAGTAAAGTATTGAACATCTGTAAATTTTAGCAAAAAGCACAAGGAGGTATTTTATGGGAATGGTTGGTGCGTTAGCTTTCATTAATCTAATAATTGTTTTAGCCCTTGTAGGTGTTAGTATTTATGGATTCGTGCTATTTGTAAAGCTTGCTAATAGAGGAATTAAAGCTCTTGATATCTACATAAATGAAAAGAATAACTCTAGATTGTAGATTCACATTCTTTTCTTATAAGAACTAAATATAAAAGCGGACAACTTTTATTGTGTACTTTTATTTATGTAATTTATCAACATCGGTTTAAAACATAGCCACACTTGAAGCTCGACTTACTGAAGAACGTGAGAAATCAAATTGAACATATGTCAAAGAAATGGTTTTCTGTGCATGGGCATGAAAGAGTTAATAAATTTAAATATCTTTAGTGCAGCAATACATAGCAGAAAATAAATTTAGATATCACAGTTAATTGGTACATTATTAAAATGTGCATTAGGGGAACTCTTCAATGAGTTCCCCTTAAAACAAAATATATTATTTATGTACCACTTAGTAATAAAACTAATTATTTTAAAATTTACTCACCTGAACCCATCATATATTTAAAATAGGTTTAGGATTGAATTAGCACAGCACTATATCTTCATTATAACCTTATAAAACTCTTCTTTCCCCCAAATAGCTGGCACTGGATATAGTGGATTAGCTTCATAAACTGCTCTTTTTGTAAGCTCAGGAATATCCTTCTCTTTTACTACCTGAAGCCTCTCCGGAAGACCCATTTTTCTATTCATCTCTTCAATTTCCTTTATGAAGGCCTTTGCTTTTTCTTCCTTAGTCTTTCCTTTAAGTCCGATTATATCTGCAAGATGTGCAAGTTTTTCGTAAGCTGCTTCTCCATAACCTTCTAATACTCTTGGCAGTATAACTGCATTTGCCTTACCATGAGGTACACCGTATAGACCTCCAATTCCATGAGCTATTGCATGCACATATCCAACATAAGCATTGGTTATAGATACTCCTGCATAGTAGGAACCAATTAGGAGATTTTCACGAGCCTTAATATCCTGTCCATTTTCATATGCTTGAATTAAGTTTTCATGTATTAGCTTTACCGCCTCAAGTGCATTTTCACTACCTTTTTTAGGAGCAAATCTGTTGATATAGGCTTCAACTGCATGGGTCAATGCATCCATTCCAGTAACTGCTGTGATATCCTTTGGAAGGGTAATGGTTAACTCTGGATCAAGTATTGCATAAGCTGGAACTATGTTTAAATCCATGATTGTATGTTTATAATGTGTTGTTCCATCTGTAATAACCGCTCCTGCTGTTACTTCTGAACCAGTTCCTGCTGTGGTAGGTACTGCAAAAAGCAATGGAATTTTCTTCATTATCTTCATAAGTCCTGTCATATCTGATACAGTTTTATTTGGACATGCTATTCTTGCACCAACAACCTTAGCGCAATCCATCACAGAACCCCCTCCTATAGCGATAATCCCTTCACAGCCTTCCTTTTTATATAAACTTACAGCCTTTTCGATGCATTCAATGGTTGGATCTGGCTCAACTTCACTGTAAATAACATAGGATATATTTTCACTCTTAAGCATCTCAAACAATGGCTTTAAAGTGCCACGTCTCATAAAACCAGCTGTGGTAATAATCTCTACTGTTCCAATACCATTGTCCTTAACTAGCTTTGGAAGTTTCATCATACTTCCAGCACCAGTTATAAGCTTTGGTTCTTTTGATGGTGCCACTTTAAGAACAGCGCTAAGTAATGCTTGACGTGTTCTGTAATATATTTTATTCATTTCTCTCTCCTCCTATAAAACCTTTATTATCTTAATCCTGTTCACTGTAAATACTGTATACCAATGTTCCTCTCCTGATTTCTCCTATAGCCTGTCTTTCAATAATGATATACAATTAATATCCCCTATAGTTAACTACCTTTGCTGGATAATCCACATAAATTTCTGCGACACTTGTAACACTTTTTATTTTGTATTATAATTACTTAAATTTCACTTTTCAAGGGTTTGCCCGCAAGTGATACAAATTGAAGGGAGTGTCACAGTTTTGGAAAATGCAAATCAGAACAAGACTGCTTTAAAATATAAGGAATGGATCATCAATGCTTTTATGGAGCTGTTAAAACAATATAAGTACAGTGAAATAACCATAAAGCAAATCACCTTGCAGGCTGATGTGTCAAGACAGACTTTTTACCGTCATTATAAATCCAAAGATGAGATTATACAGGAATATAGCAACAAAGTATGCGATGAGATATCTGAAAAATTACTTTCCCTTGAAGACAAGTCAATTTACCAGATAACCTTAACTTATTTTAACTTCTGGAAAAGCTATTCCGACTTACTATACTTAGTCAGAAGTAGCGGTTGCGAACACTTACTAGTTGAACATTACAATGAAATTATGCTTAAGACGCTGGACATACTTAGGCCTTCTATGGCACAGTATAAGGATGAAGAATTCGCCTTAATAAAGGCCTTTCTTATTGGAGGATTTTATAGTGTAAAATCAAGTTGGATGGAGAACAATCTAAATACCACCCCTGAGGCTTTAGCAAAATTAATTTGCAGCATTATTTCATAATTGAAGACCGTAAAGCACTGAATCCTAAAATATAGTTACCCCAAAGAGACCTTCGCAAGGAACACCACTTTGCTTAAATACTCCCATATTTAGTGACTATAAAAAGCACTTCTGTTTCATTCAGAAGTGCTTTTTAAATTTAGATTCATTTCAGATATAGTGAAGATGTGTAGAATATTCTAATCTTCCTGTATATTAGCTAACTTTATATTTCTGAAAAAAGCTTTGATTAAAAATACAATCATCTGTATCCTTATCAAATACTTTACGTCCTTCACTGTAAGTTGCAATTACTTCAAAGTCATTAGATATAACTGCGATATCACAATCCTTACCAATTTTAATTGATCCTTTAGTATCACCAAAGCCATAGAAATTGCATGGATTTAAAGAAGCCATCCTGATAACCTCCTCTAGTGGCATTTTTAGCTTTTTTACTAATACTGACATTCCATAAAGTACTGATTTTGTAGACCCCATCAAACGTCCTGTTTCACTTAAACAAAAACCTTCCGAATTAATTGTAACCTCAAAATCACCCATCTTATAACATCCCTCAGGTGCACCTGCAGATGGTGTGCTGTCTGATATCATCATCCATTTACTCTCTTCCTTAACCTTAAACATCACATCTAACATCACTGGGTTTATATGCATACCATCACAAATCACTTCACAGTTAACCTTTGGGTTAAGCAAACATGCCCCTAATCCCCCCATATTACGATGGTGAATTCCACTCATCACATTAGCAGTGTGAGTGGCTACAGATATTCCTCCTTTAAAAGCCTCCATAGCTTCTTCATAATTGCAATTACTATGGGCAAAGGCAACTTTAACCCCTTGTTTTGTTAGATAATCTACTACCTCTTGGCTTCCTTCAATTTCTGGAGCAATTGCAAATAATTTTAGCAGACCATCTGCTTCCTTAACCATTTCCTTTACATGATTCATATCAATCTCAGGATGAGGTACATCAACTCCCTTTTCTCCGACTCTATTAAGGTAAGGTCCTTCCGAATGAATTCCCAAAATTTTACTCCCATCTATATCTTGTTTTGCTATTTTAGCTATTGACTTAAACATAGAAAAATCAGCAGTTGGGAACACATTAGCTACTCCGCTTGCAGCGCAACCTTTTAAATATCCCTTAAGCTCACTTTCAGGATCTTCATAACTATTGTTAAATAATGTATACCCCATAGTTCCATGGTTATGGGTATCAAATATTCCTGGTATTAAAATATAATTTGTATAATCTATATAATCATTAATCTCTGTTTCACTTGAATAATAATTTGCAATCTTTTTATCTTTTATTTCTAAATATCCCTCTTTTACACCATCTTCAAAGTAAATATAATTAGACTTTAATATCATTTTCATTCTCCTTTCACCAAGTTATTGCACGTGACTTATTGCACATTTTTTCACCTCAACTAAAAAGGCCCCTAACCCTTTCTCTATGCTTTCTAATCTTTTGATATCCAATTGATAATCTTTTCTTGAGCGGGTGTTTTTTACAGCTAATTGTTCATTAATTATTTCACCATTTGTTAAAACTAGCATGTTAGTAGAAAACTTCAGCATTGTTTCTTCATATCGTTCAGGCTTATATGTTTTATTAATGATATTCAAAGGTTTCAAATGATAAATAAGTTGATCTGCTGTTTCTTTCATTTTTTCATTATGCGCACAAACTAGGTAAGTTCCATAAGCTAAGCAGTCTAAATAAAGTATCAATTTTCTACTGTTTTTCAGCTCTTTTTTTAGAAGTTTTAAGCCTTCGTAAGAGTTTATATTTTGATCTAACAGCACAAAAGCTATATCATTGTTACCTTTCAATTCTTCTGCTAGTTTTCCTATTAATGCAACACTAGCACTGCTGCGATTAAAATTAACTTTATTTGCAGAACCCTGCATTAGTTTATAAGCGATAAAGCCTAAAATCCCGCAAAGTAGTGAAACTATAATTTTACCTATAGATGAAAAAGTATTGAAAGGCGACACCAAAAAATAAATCGCACTAAAGCACAATCCCATTAACACAAATTGTAAAACTAGATTTATATTTTCTTGTGCCAAGTTCTTTTTTATATTAAAGGGATAATAAAGATAATTAGGTAACAAAACACTACTTGGAGTATCATAAGCACATACTACTACCACATTAGCTTTATCAAGCTCCCCAATAACCATATTTGTAACTGACTTCAATTTGCTTTTATTATTTTGGTAGCTTATTTCATAATCTAAGTTTTGAAAATATTGATGTGTCTCAGAAAGGAATATTTTCTTTTGCTTAAATGTATATCTTTTTGATAATGTCACTCCAAATAACATCATTAAATCTTTCAATACTCTCATCCCCTCTATAAAAAATTATTAAAGTAGTAAAGTTAAGGCCATGAAGCCACAGCTTCACAGCCCTATTCCACTAAACTTTTACCAAAAAACGCCTAAGAATGCTCCTACCATAGCTAAAACAAAAATACCAAGTATCAATTGTGTAGGACGAGCTCCTTTTTTAATGAGCTTAACTAATACAAAAAGCAATATTAAACCGAGCAATCCAGGGAATATGGAATTGATAACATCTTGAATTACAACAGAGGTCTTTCCTATACTTAGTGTCCACTTAAAAGGAACATCTACCATTTGAGCCGTCATTGCACCTACCATAGTTAACCCTAAAACAGAAGCTGCTTTTGTCAAACAATTCATTAATCCAGAATTATAAACTGAATCAATAAAAGATGTACCAACTGTATACCCCCAATTTATGAATAAGTATTTTACTACTGACTGACTCACTCCATATAACAAGATAAAGATGAACATACCTAAAATACTGCCTTGTGAACAAAGGCCAATTCCAATACCTGCAGCTATAATACGTAAACAGTTAAAGAATAAGGAATCAAACATACCAGCTGTTGGACCCATTAGCGCTGCCTTTATACTGTCAATTGTTTTACCATCAATTGAATTATTCTCTTTATGTTCTCTTTCCATGGCATAAGTTAATCCAGCAATAAATGAAAACGGTACTGCGTGAGTATTAAAGAAACTTTGATGTCGTAAATACGCTTCTTTTTTACCTTCTGGATCATTTTTATAAATGGCTTCAATTGCAGGTTGCATTGTTAGAGTAAGTCCATTTGCCTCCATTTTAACCATATTAAATGTTGCAAACACAAGGTGTGAACGAAGAAACATTGACTTTAGAATTTTCTTTTCATCTTGAGATAATACTTTCTTATCCATTAAAAGAAATCCTCCTCTTCAACCTTATTAGCTGCTTTAGCCATCATCAAATTTTTCAAGTCTATATTACGTTTTTCTGCTAAGAATAATGTAATTGCGATAATTGCTCCTATTATTGCTATTGGAAGAGTAGCAAGTTTCAAGTACTTAACCAATACATATCCTAAGAAGAAGAAATATCCAACTTCTTTAGACCATATCATAGAGGTAAGAATTGCAAATCCAACTGCAAGCATCATGCTTGAAGCAGCTGTTAAACCAGCCATAACTTGATGAGGAAGTACAGCTAAAAATGAGTTAAGTCCTTCAACTCCAAATGCTACAGCTACAAATAAAACTATTGTATTGACTAAAGGCATTAAAGCATTAACACCAAATACTTGAATCATAAATTTTTTAGGTGATGCTTCAACCGCTAACTTTTCCCAATAAGCTGCTAAAGAGGCCCACAATGGTGTGAAAATGTTAGCAAACGATGCCATAACTGCACCTATAGGAAGTGCTAATGCAAGTCCGGCTTCTACATTAGATCCAGTCAAAACTGTATATGCAACAGCAATAACACTTGAGGTTGTTGCATCTGCCGGTATGGAGCCACCGATTGCTGAAATACCCATGAATATGGATTCAAGAGCCGCCCCCATTATAATTCCAGTATGAAAATCACCTAAAATAAGTCCTGTTATTGGTGCCACAACGATTGGACGATTCAAACATTGCCAGCTTAAAAAGAATGGATCAAGTAGCGAAATGATATAATACGCGATACAAATTTGAAGAGCAGCATGTACCATATTTTCAATCCCCCTTAATTATATTTTTGATAAATTATAAACCTAATGAATTTTTGAGTTTTTCTGGTATATCTTCTGGTGTGGTTTGATAGACACATTCAACATTTGTTTCCATTACCTTTTCAAGAATTTTCACTTCAGAATCATAAGCATAAAGATTACTACGGTATGTTTTCCTAGGTTCATCTCCTTGTTTAGAAGCAACTCGTCCATAGTTACCAATATTAATCAGAGGAATATCATGAACTTGCTGAACAACTGCCAATAGATCGTTTGGATTGCTAACAATAACAAGAATCTTAAGCTTCTCGCATCTAGGATCTTGCAAAAGTTTAATTCCATCTTTAACGGATTTAATAGCAACCTTTACAGTAGCTGGGGCAGCCATCATAAGAGATTTCTGAATAATAGGATTACCTGCAGCTTCATCACTAAGTACAACAATTCGATCCACTTCAGTATGTCGAGACCACTTAATAGCAACTTGTCCATGAATCATTCGTTCATCAAGTCTCACTAATTTAATCATTTTATTACCTCCTTTTTCTAGAAAAAATCATTTTCTTCTTCACTGATAGTTGAATCATTATTAACTAAACAGAGCATAGATCGACTTTGTTCAATAATTTCTTTAATCTCACTTTCGCTGATAGGATAATCCCTAAGAGCTAGTTCGATAACTAATGGTAGATTGACTCCTGTTATAAGTATAGTGTTTGGTTTATTTAGATATAGACACATAGCTTGGTTAACACTGCCACCATAAAGATCCGACAACAATAGCACTTGATCATTTTGCCCTACAGCTTCATAAAATTCGTCCAATTTATCTTGTACTTTGTTTTCATCAAGATATGCATCAAAAATAGTTACATTTTTGCTATTTCCAAGTAGAATATCCAGTGAACTTTTTATTCCACTTGCCATTCTCCCATGTGATGATAAGAATATTTTCAACATATAATTTCCCTCCTTAAAGCTTAAGCGTCACCCATTACCTATATCATAGCTCATTCGAAATATAGTTCCACGTAAACTTTTTCACAGCAAAAAGGGAAATGAATTATCATTTCCCTTATACTAGTGAAATCATCTCAGAGTTTAGTCCTTTTCTTACAATATCAATTATATTATCTAATTTTTCACTTTCAGTGAGTAAATAGATAGTTTCTCTATCAATAACAAGCTGATGAGACAACTGTTCAATAAACTTAAACGCCTTAATTGAATGGTTAAAATCTACCGATAAAACTATAATGTGCGAAATTTCTTCGCCATTAATATTTTTTATTTCATTTAGTTGATAAATTTCAAATATATTATGATCTACATATTGATGATTGATAAATAGGATACAAGTCTTATTATAAATTGATTTAATCACACATTCATTGAGTTCATATTCTATATTATGAATAAACTTAGATTCCTTACCATGTTTAAAACTGATTAGATTAATAAATGATTCCATTGATTCAAAGTTAAAATCTCTAAACACAAAGTTTTTATTGAAGTTGAAGAATTCTAGAAATTGTTTAAGCTGATAACCTTGTAATATTACCTTATTATACAATTCTTGAAGTTGGTTATCAGTTGGTATAAGTTCTATTAAAACAAAAGTCCAATCGTATTTATAGCTAAAATATGGATAATTTAAGGCTACAGCATCATAATCATCATATTTTAGTGCCCTCATCTCATAAAGCTCATATAAATCCAATTTCGCAAAATATTTTTCACTATATTTATTGATAATACTATTCTTAATGGAACGCGCTACTTCTATACCATGCATACTGCAAATAATCATCCTAATTGGACTATAATCATATTTTACTTTGCTTATAATTATATAAATTCTGTATGCAATAATTAAATGAGAAGCAAAAGAATTCTTAGTATTATATTGCTCATTCAATAATTCAATTGCACTATAAGAAAGTTTAATACTTAATGGTGATAAACGAACCGAATCATTAAATAACACGGAAGATTTCATATCATTCTTCTCGCAGTTTAGCTTAATTTTTAATATAATTGGAATCAAACCAGTTAAAAAGATTTTCTTATCCCATTCACAATTAAAAAATTCAATTGAATATTCTTGCCTTATCCTTTCTGATATTTTTTCTAGCTGAGTCAATGCTTCAAAGTACACTTCACCATAATCGCCTGCTAAGTCAGAAGTGCTATCAATGTCTGCCCATATTAAAAGGAAAACTTCTAAAGCTAAAATTTCATTCTCGTCTACATCGTATCCCCCATATTTTTTCAGCTCATCAATTATGTCACAGGCAATTTTATACTGCTTAAAGGATTTAAGCAGTACCTTCTTCTCAGGATTAAAACTTATATAATATTTTGCTTTATAACGATTTCTTAATAATATTAGATATCTTGCTATTCGTTGAGTATAATCATCCATAATGTGGCAACTTGACTCTCTTAAAACTTTTAAGAAGCTGTGCCTGATGTCATTACGCACATCATCTTCACACTCAAAGTAATTCATTAATTGAGTATGATTAAACATTAGAACTGCTTTGTGATAATAAATTTCAAAAAGCATTAACATACATAGCCGTTTATCAAATTCAGATCCTTTAATGCGGCTTCCAAATCCAGGCTTCGTTTCAAATCCTAAATTAAATGATTCTAAAACTTTCCTAGCCTCTTTAATCTCATTTTTAATTGAGCTTCTTGACAAATATAGTTCATAGGCTATATCATCAAGCTTCACGTATCCATCTTGAGCAATTATTTTTCTTAAGATATCATTGCTACGCTTTTCAGAGGATAAGTCACTTAAACTAGAATCATACGCAAAATGTATAACTAACTGCTCAACAATAGCTTGAATTTTATCACTATCAAAAACTTCAATCCAATAGCCACTTCCTCTTCGTGACTTTATCACTGCACCGTTATCTAAGGCAAAATCCCTAACCTGTTTAATATCACTTTTAATAGTTCGTTCAGTTACCCCAATTCTCTTAGCAAGCTCACAAGAACTTAACTCTTCACTAGAAGTTGCTATTAAATAAAATATTTTTAAAACACGCTTTTTTTCAACATTCATATAAAATCGCCCCCACTACCTGAACTACTTAAAATATCCTAGATATTCAACTCGGATTTCTTATTCTTTATAATGGTTAAAAACCGCAATTATTCTTGTTTTTTAATATCCTTATTAAATTCAACATTACTCATTAAAATCCTTTTTTACCATTATTTATGCTAACTTTAATATATCACTACAATTAATTGTTATATTAAATAATGAGGATTTATCATGACACTAAATGTAAAATAATAAAAAGTTTTTTATATTTTGTTTAGAAGGCACTATCATGGAGTTCAGAAAAATTTTTCACAGAAAAAGCAAATTATAAGGACCGAACCCTATTAAGTATAGGATTCAGTCCTCTAAAACAGCTTAATTAAATTTTCTCTAACTTATTATGTCCAGTCTAAAAATTACATCCATTAAAACTTTTCAACACTGACCTTACTGAGATTTAAAATCTACTAAGCCAAGTCTTCTCCATTGCTTTCAATAACTTTTTTATACCAGTAGAATGAATCCTTACGGCTACGTGCAAAAGTTCCATTTCCTTCATCATCTACATCAATGTAAATCATGCCATATCGCTTTTTCATTTCTCCTGTTCCTGCGCTTACTATATCAATGCAACCCCAAGTAGTGTAACCTAATAGTGGAATTCCATCTATCTCTACTGCTTTTTTCATTTCTTCAATATGCGCTCTTAAGTAATCAATTCTATATGGATCATGAATGCTTCCATCCTCTTCTACAGTATCTGTAGCACCTAGCCCATTTTCAACTATCATAAGCGGTTTTTGGTATCTATCATATAAAAGATTTAATGCATGACGTAAACCCTTTGGATCAATTGTCCAACCCCAATCGCTCTTTTGAAGATGTGGATTTTGATAACCAGTGTCTAAACTTCCGCACTCCATAGCCAATTTAGTATTTTTTCCTGCAACTAAAGTGAAATAGTAACTAAAGGATATGAAGTCAACGGTACCATCTTTTAATATTTCTTCGTCACCAGCTTCTTTGCTAAGTACAAGATTACTTCTTTCAAACTCTTTTACTTTATATGCTGGATAATATCCTCTGCACATAACATCACAGTAAAACAGCATCTTGTTCATAAATTCTGTATTAGCTTCTATATCTTCAGGATCACAGGAATTTGGATATGAGAATAATCCACCGTACATCATTCCAATTTTAAATTCTGGATCAATTTCATGTCCAAGTTTTACAGCCTTTGCACTAGCTAAAAATTGATGGTAAGCTGCCTGCATTTTGGATTGTTCATCATCCTCCAGAACTCCTCCTGACATCCATGGATTCATAGACATACAGTTGATTTCGTTAAAGGTTAGCCAATATTTTACCTTACCTTTATATCTGTTGAAAATTGTTTCACAGTACTTTACAAATAGATCTACAGATTTTCTGCTTGTCCAAGAACCATGCTTTTCCGTTAATGCTAAAGGAGTTTCATAATGTGATATTGTAACTACTGGCTCAATACCATATTTTCTGCACTCATCAAATACTTCATCATAATGCTTTAATCCAGCTTCGTTTGGAGTTTCATCATCAACATTTGGGAATATACGCGCCCAGTTGATTGACATACGGTATGCCTTAAAGCCCATTTCTGCAAATAATGCAATATCCTCTTTAAAATGTCCATAGTGATCTACTGCCTTATGGCTTGGATAATACAATCCTTCTTTAACTTCTCTTGTATTAATTCTTTCTTTAGTAGCACTACCTGCTGTCATGACATCAGAAGTATTTAACCCCTTACCATCTGTAATATAAGCACCTTCGCATTGATTGGCTGCAGTTGCTCCACCCCATAAAAATCCTTTTGGAAATGTCATTTTCAATTCCTTCTTTCTATATAAAATCATTTATTGTTAATAGTATGGTTTTATACTATCATTTTTGGTTCATTTTTTCAATAATTCAGTTCACATTCTGAATTTTCTAAATAAGAAAATCCAAAACCTCTATAATTTTTTTCGCATTTTGAACTTATTAGATAACAAAAAATCCGCTAAAGCTACCTTCTTTAGCGGATTCTTTTGCACATATGTCTTTCCGAATGTACATGAGTGAAATGCGTCTGGTGAATAAATTCTATCTTTTTACTGTACAAACTATAAAGCTATCCTAAGTCATTTACATCACTCTGCGTAAATTATATTTAGTTTATCACTTTCAAAATCAACCTTCCTATCAGTTATAACCGTAGCTTCTGTAAGCTCTCCATAGGAGTAGAATTTTCTTAGATTAAACTTTGAGGAATCTGCAAGTACATAGCACTTATGGGAAGCTTTAATTACAGCCTTTTTTATTTCTCCGTCAAAAGATACCACTGTGGTAAAACCTTTTTCAGCATCAATTCCTATAGTACCAAGAAAGCATGTATCAAAATTCATCATGCTGATCTTCTTTTCAGTATCCTCACCTAATATAATATTATCTGAAGGCTTTGCATACCCACCAAGGACATAGGTATTGATTCCTTTTTCAAAAAGCTTTTGAATATGCAGTATTCCATTAGTTACTATTGTGACATCCTTTGCCGTAATATAATCAATCAAGTAATAGCAGGTTGAGCCTGAATCGATAAACACAAAATCATTGTCCTTAATTAGTGATGCTGCCAATTTTGCTATTTTAATTTTTTCTTCTTTATTTTTCT
Proteins encoded in this region:
- a CDS encoding PTS mannose/fructose/sorbose/N-acetylgalactosamine transporter subunit IIC; translated protein: MVHAALQICIAYYIISLLDPFFLSWQCLNRPIVVAPITGLILGDFHTGIIMGAALESIFMGISAIGGSIPADATTSSVIAVAYTVLTGSNVEAGLALALPIGAVMASFANIFTPLWASLAAYWEKLAVEASPKKFMIQVFGVNALMPLVNTIVLFVAVAFGVEGLNSFLAVLPHQVMAGLTAASSMMLAVGFAILTSMIWSKEVGYFFFLGYVLVKYLKLATLPIAIIGAIIAITLFLAEKRNIDLKNLMMAKAANKVEEEDFF
- a CDS encoding iron-containing alcohol dehydrogenase — encoded protein: MNKIYYRTRQALLSAVLKVAPSKEPKLITGAGSMMKLPKLVKDNGIGTVEIITTAGFMRRGTLKPLFEMLKSENISYVIYSEVEPDPTIECIEKAVSLYKKEGCEGIIAIGGGSVMDCAKVVGARIACPNKTVSDMTGLMKIMKKIPLLFAVPTTAGTGSEVTAGAVITDGTTHYKHTIMDLNIVPAYAILDPELTITLPKDITAVTGMDALTHAVEAYINRFAPKKGSENALEAVKLIHENLIQAYENGQDIKARENLLIGSYYAGVSITNAYVGYVHAIAHGIGGLYGVPHGKANAVILPRVLEGYGEAAYEKLAHLADIIGLKGKTKEEKAKAFIKEIEEMNRKMGLPERLQVVKEKDIPELTKRAVYEANPLYPVPAIWGKEEFYKVIMKI
- a CDS encoding PTS sugar transporter subunit IIA — translated: MLKIFLSSHGRMASGIKSSLDILLGNSKNVTIFDAYLDENKVQDKLDEFYEAVGQNDQVLLLSDLYGGSVNQAMCLYLNKPNTILITGVNLPLVIELALRDYPISESEIKEIIEQSRSMLCLVNNDSTISEEENDFF
- the nagA gene encoding N-acetylglucosamine-6-phosphate deacetylase produces the protein MILKSNYIYFEDGVKEGYLEIKDKKIANYYSSETEINDYIDYTNYILIPGIFDTHNHGTMGYTLFNNSYEDPESELKGYLKGCAASGVANVFPTADFSMFKSIAKIAKQDIDGSKILGIHSEGPYLNRVGEKGVDVPHPEIDMNHVKEMVKEADGLLKLFAIAPEIEGSQEVVDYLTKQGVKVAFAHSNCNYEEAMEAFKGGISVATHTANVMSGIHHRNMGGLGACLLNPKVNCEVICDGMHINPVMLDVMFKVKEESKWMMISDSTPSAGAPEGCYKMGDFEVTINSEGFCLSETGRLMGSTKSVLYGMSVLVKKLKMPLEEVIRMASLNPCNFYGFGDTKGSIKIGKDCDIAVISNDFEVIATYSEGRKVFDKDTDDCIFNQSFFQKYKVS
- a CDS encoding TetR/AcrR family transcriptional regulator, yielding MENANQNKTALKYKEWIINAFMELLKQYKYSEITIKQITLQADVSRQTFYRHYKSKDEIIQEYSNKVCDEISEKLLSLEDKSIYQITLTYFNFWKSYSDLLYLVRSSGCEHLLVEHYNEIMLKTLDILRPSMAQYKDEEFALIKAFLIGGFYSVKSSWMENNLNTTPEALAKLICSIIS
- a CDS encoding PTS system mannose/fructose/N-acetylgalactosamine-transporter subunit IIB — translated: MIKLVRLDERMIHGQVAIKWSRHTEVDRIVVLSDEAAGNPIIQKSLMMAAPATVKVAIKSVKDGIKLLQDPRCEKLKILVIVSNPNDLLAVVQQVHDIPLINIGNYGRVASKQGDEPRKTYRSNLYAYDSEVKILEKVMETNVECVYQTTPEDIPEKLKNSLGL
- a CDS encoding BglG family transcription antiterminator, with translation MNVEKKRVLKIFYLIATSSEELSSCELAKRIGVTERTIKSDIKQVRDFALDNGAVIKSRRGSGYWIEVFDSDKIQAIVEQLVIHFAYDSSLSDLSSEKRSNDILRKIIAQDGYVKLDDIAYELYLSRSSIKNEIKEARKVLESFNLGFETKPGFGSRIKGSEFDKRLCMLMLFEIYYHKAVLMFNHTQLMNYFECEDDVRNDIRHSFLKVLRESSCHIMDDYTQRIARYLILLRNRYKAKYYISFNPEKKVLLKSFKQYKIACDIIDELKKYGGYDVDENEILALEVFLLIWADIDSTSDLAGDYGEVYFEALTQLEKISERIRQEYSIEFFNCEWDKKIFLTGLIPIILKIKLNCEKNDMKSSVLFNDSVRLSPLSIKLSYSAIELLNEQYNTKNSFASHLIIAYRIYIIISKVKYDYSPIRMIICSMHGIEVARSIKNSIINKYSEKYFAKLDLYELYEMRALKYDDYDAVALNYPYFSYKYDWTFVLIELIPTDNQLQELYNKVILQGYQLKQFLEFFNFNKNFVFRDFNFESMESFINLISFKHGKESKFIHNIEYELNECVIKSIYNKTCILFINHQYVDHNIFEIYQLNEIKNINGEEISHIIVLSVDFNHSIKAFKFIEQLSHQLVIDRETIYLLTESEKLDNIIDIVRKGLNSEMISLV
- a CDS encoding PTS system mannose/fructose/sorbose family transporter subunit IID; translation: MDKKVLSQDEKKILKSMFLRSHLVFATFNMVKMEANGLTLTMQPAIEAIYKNDPEGKKEAYLRHQSFFNTHAVPFSFIAGLTYAMEREHKENNSIDGKTIDSIKAALMGPTAGMFDSLFFNCLRIIAAGIGIGLCSQGSILGMFIFILLYGVSQSVVKYLFINWGYTVGTSFIDSVYNSGLMNCLTKAASVLGLTMVGAMTAQMVDVPFKWTLSIGKTSVVIQDVINSIFPGLLGLILLFVLVKLIKKGARPTQLILGIFVLAMVGAFLGVFW